Proteins from a genomic interval of Streptomyces sp. Tu6071:
- a CDS encoding MFS transporter, which translates to MSAAARGTGIALSSARGRWVLACAVLASGMSMLDGTVVNVALPRIGSDLDVSLATLQWVVNAYMLTLSALLLLGGALGDRLGRRRTLVAGAVWFALASALCGFAWDGGLLIAARALQGVGGALLTPGSLALVRASFREEDQAKAVGAWSGLTGVAGAVGPFLGGWLIDGPGWRWIFFINLPLGAVVVALALRHVPESRDPAATGRFDWTGAALGALFLAGISYALITAKGASPGRLLVPLVVGLAAGVAFLVVERRAREPMLPLGLFSSRLFSVTNLMTLCLYAAIGGVLFLLPVQLQNGLGYDALEAGVASLPITLLMLVLSAPSGDLARRIGPRVPLTVGPLVAACGALLMLRIAPGASYFPDVFPAVAVMGLGMSVFVAPLTATVLASVDAERAGLASGVNNTAARIAQLLVVAALPLAVGLSDNAYRSAPQVNAAFHRAAWGMAGLLVLAAALAFCFVRRPGEPPRDEEPAEPRCRTHAGLAAPPLEPGDCERN; encoded by the coding sequence GTGAGCGCCGCCGCGCGGGGGACGGGCATCGCGCTGTCCTCGGCGCGCGGGCGCTGGGTGCTCGCGTGCGCGGTGCTCGCCTCCGGGATGTCGATGCTCGACGGGACGGTCGTCAACGTCGCGCTGCCACGCATCGGGAGCGACCTCGATGTGTCGCTCGCGACGCTCCAGTGGGTCGTCAACGCGTACATGCTGACGCTCTCGGCGCTCCTGCTGCTCGGCGGGGCGCTCGGCGACCGGCTCGGCAGGCGGCGCACGCTGGTCGCGGGCGCCGTGTGGTTCGCGCTCGCCTCGGCGCTGTGCGGCTTCGCGTGGGACGGGGGGCTGCTCATCGCGGCGCGGGCGCTCCAGGGGGTGGGCGGGGCGCTGCTGACGCCGGGTTCGCTCGCGCTCGTACGGGCCTCGTTCCGCGAGGAGGACCAGGCGAAGGCGGTGGGCGCGTGGTCGGGGCTGACCGGGGTCGCGGGCGCGGTGGGGCCCTTCCTCGGTGGGTGGCTCATCGACGGGCCAGGCTGGCGGTGGATCTTCTTCATCAATCTGCCGCTCGGCGCGGTCGTCGTCGCGCTCGCGCTGCGGCACGTGCCCGAGAGCCGCGACCCGGCGGCGACGGGCCGTTTCGACTGGACGGGCGCCGCGCTCGGCGCGCTCTTCCTCGCGGGGATCAGCTACGCGCTCATCACGGCGAAGGGCGCGAGTCCCGGGCGGCTGCTCGTACCGCTCGTGGTGGGGCTCGCGGCGGGGGTGGCGTTCCTCGTGGTGGAGCGGCGGGCGCGGGAGCCGATGCTGCCGCTCGGCCTCTTCTCCTCGCGCCTGTTCAGTGTCACGAACCTCATGACGCTGTGTCTGTACGCGGCGATCGGCGGCGTGCTGTTCCTGCTGCCCGTGCAGTTGCAGAACGGTCTCGGCTACGACGCGCTCGAAGCGGGCGTCGCGAGCCTGCCGATCACGCTGCTCATGCTCGTGCTCTCGGCGCCCTCGGGTGATCTGGCGCGGCGGATCGGGCCCCGGGTGCCGCTGACGGTGGGGCCGCTGGTGGCGGCGTGCGGGGCGCTGCTGATGCTGCGGATCGCGCCGGGTGCCTCGTACTTCCCGGACGTCTTCCCGGCGGTCGCGGTGATGGGCCTCGGGATGAGTGTCTTCGTGGCGCCGCTCACGGCGACGGTGCTCGCCTCGGTGGACGCGGAGCGCGCCGGGCTCGCGAGCGGCGTGAACAACACGGCGGCGCGCATCGCGCAACTCCTCGTCGTCGCCGCGCTCCCGCTCGCCGTGGGTCTCTCGGACAACGCCTACCGCAGCGCCCCGCAGGTCAATGCGGCGTTCCACCGCGCGGCCTGGGGCATGGCCGGTCTGCTCGTCCTCGCGGCGGCCCTCGCCTTCTGCTTCGTACGGCGCCCCGGCGAACCGCCCCGCGACGAGGAGCCCGCCGAGCCCCGCTGCCGCACCCACGCGGGCCTCGCCGCTCCCCCGCTGGAGCCGGGGGACTGCGAGCGGAACTGA
- a CDS encoding (4Fe-4S)-binding protein codes for MPDAGGTADDPTRREGAKRYEGAELAVSYEVGLCLHAAECVRGLPAVFDVERRPWITPDGAPAAEVAEVIERCPSGALQYHGPGHAERARRPTRLALHEDGVLHARGDLVLGTPEGTRRETRVMLCACGHTAHSPFCDHSGSRCKAHD; via the coding sequence ATGCCGGACGCAGGCGGGACGGCGGACGACCCGACAAGGCGCGAGGGCGCCAAGCGGTACGAGGGCGCGGAGCTGGCGGTGAGTTACGAGGTGGGGCTCTGTCTGCACGCCGCCGAGTGCGTGCGGGGTCTGCCCGCCGTCTTCGACGTGGAGCGCAGGCCGTGGATCACGCCCGACGGGGCCCCCGCGGCGGAGGTCGCCGAGGTGATCGAGCGCTGCCCGAGCGGGGCGCTCCAGTACCACGGGCCGGGGCACGCGGAGCGGGCGCGCAGACCGACCCGCCTCGCGCTGCACGAGGACGGGGTGCTGCACGCGCGCGGCGACCTCGTCCTCGGCACGCCGGAGGGCACGCGGCGCGAGACGCGCGTCATGCTGTGTGCCTGCGGGCACACGGCGCACAGCCCGTTCTGCGACCACTCGGGCAGCCGCTGCAAGGCGCACGACTGA
- a CDS encoding GntR family transcriptional regulator codes for MDYPLEQDPGAPVRGGVPEHGRVPKYYAVKARISALLDTWESGTPLPTERELAARYEVARETVRQALRELLLEGRLRRQGRGTVVAGPKLEQPLSLGSYTEGVRRQGHRPGRSLIGLDRFPCPAALAAELGLAEGEAVWHLERVLLADDERVGLESTYVPVARVPDLERDFDPDSSFYAYLRERLGIGFGTAEERIETVLASPREALLIGTPPALPMLLLHRVSRDTAGRRLERVRTLYRGDRFSFTTRLSEAAE; via the coding sequence ATGGACTACCCCCTGGAGCAGGACCCGGGCGCCCCGGTGCGCGGCGGGGTGCCCGAGCACGGCCGGGTCCCGAAGTACTACGCGGTGAAGGCGCGGATCTCCGCTCTGCTCGACACGTGGGAGAGCGGGACGCCGCTGCCGACCGAACGCGAACTGGCCGCGCGGTACGAGGTGGCGCGCGAGACGGTGCGGCAGGCGCTGCGGGAACTGCTCCTCGAAGGGCGACTGCGGCGGCAGGGCCGGGGAACGGTGGTGGCGGGCCCCAAGCTGGAGCAGCCGCTGTCCCTGGGAAGCTACACGGAGGGGGTGCGCAGGCAGGGGCACAGGCCGGGGAGGTCGCTGATCGGGCTCGACCGCTTCCCGTGCCCGGCCGCGCTCGCCGCGGAGCTGGGGCTCGCGGAAGGCGAGGCGGTGTGGCATCTGGAGCGGGTGCTGCTCGCAGACGACGAGCGGGTGGGGCTGGAGAGCACGTACGTGCCGGTGGCGCGGGTGCCGGACCTGGAGCGGGACTTCGACCCGGACTCCTCCTTCTACGCCTATCTGCGCGAACGGCTCGGGATCGGGTTCGGCACCGCCGAGGAGCGGATCGAGACCGTACTCGCCTCGCCGCGCGAGGCGCTCCTGATCGGGACTCCTCCCGCGCTGCCGATGCTGCTGCTGCACCGCGTCTCGCGGGACACGGCGGGGCGGCGCCTGGAGCGGGTCAGGACGCTGTACCGGGGGGACCGGTTCTCGTTCACGACACGGCTGAGCGAGGCGGCGGAGTAG
- a CDS encoding alkaline phosphatase family protein, which produces MPADSTTGPLSSRSPSRRAVLGGTGAVLLGAALPLSPARAAARTPKVLLLGIDGALLGRTAAAGTPHLDSLRASGVTAQSLLYSEPLAPTLSGPGWSTILTGVWPDKHKVRDNTFTGGRFDLYPDFLTRAERYRPALSTYAVASWNPLTTTVFSPEVDTRVSTPEAEYDTGTTQRAVAALREGNHDAVFVHLDNVDHAGHSYGAASSQYLAALATADAQLGQLLGAVRGRATYAQEDWLLLVTTDHGHTDPGGHGGNTLPERQTFLVASGGGLPAGSVRYDVRMPDVAATALAHLGVPVDPAWGLDGRPLAQSSGDPFDTLRPALGTRVDETGIPAGTLGFTHTAPSGWSVENTGMSGGVTEWRGWSFTTDEFWSAAERGQGRENNVRARNVFAVADGDEWADRSYTGGFDSILVSPAWAVSAGSVLRYTTYYRQESPQRGEVLVSYDGAAPVSVRTYTADVSSRVETIPLQVPAGARTARVRFRYTAGNNWYWTVDDVAVVRS; this is translated from the coding sequence ATGCCCGCAGACAGCACGACCGGCCCCCTCTCCTCCCGCTCCCCCTCGCGCCGCGCCGTCCTCGGCGGCACCGGGGCCGTCCTCCTCGGGGCGGCCCTCCCCCTCTCCCCCGCCCGCGCCGCGGCCCGCACGCCGAAGGTGCTGCTCCTCGGCATCGACGGCGCCCTGCTCGGCCGTACGGCCGCCGCGGGGACCCCGCACCTGGACTCCCTGCGCGCCTCCGGCGTGACCGCGCAGAGCCTCCTCTACAGCGAACCCCTCGCCCCCACGCTCTCCGGGCCGGGCTGGTCCACGATCCTCACCGGCGTGTGGCCCGACAAGCACAAGGTGCGCGACAACACCTTCACCGGCGGGCGGTTCGACCTCTACCCCGACTTCCTGACCCGCGCCGAGCGGTACCGGCCTGCCCTGTCGACGTACGCCGTCGCCTCCTGGAACCCGCTCACCACCACCGTGTTCTCGCCGGAGGTCGACACGCGCGTCTCGACGCCCGAGGCCGAGTACGACACCGGGACGACGCAGCGCGCCGTGGCCGCCCTGCGCGAAGGGAACCACGACGCCGTCTTCGTCCACCTCGACAACGTCGACCACGCCGGGCACTCCTACGGCGCCGCGAGCAGCCAGTACCTGGCGGCGCTCGCGACGGCCGACGCCCAGCTCGGGCAGCTCCTCGGCGCCGTACGCGGCCGGGCCACGTACGCGCAGGAGGACTGGCTCCTCCTCGTGACGACCGATCACGGGCACACCGACCCGGGCGGCCACGGCGGCAACACGCTGCCCGAGCGGCAGACCTTCCTCGTCGCCTCGGGCGGCGGGCTCCCCGCCGGGAGCGTGCGGTACGACGTGCGGATGCCGGACGTCGCGGCGACCGCGCTCGCGCACCTCGGCGTGCCCGTCGACCCGGCGTGGGGGCTCGACGGGCGTCCGCTCGCGCAGAGTTCCGGCGATCCCTTCGACACGCTGCGTCCCGCGCTCGGCACGCGCGTGGACGAGACGGGCATCCCGGCCGGGACACTCGGCTTCACGCACACCGCGCCGAGCGGCTGGAGCGTCGAGAACACCGGCATGAGCGGCGGCGTCACCGAGTGGCGCGGCTGGAGCTTCACGACGGACGAGTTCTGGAGCGCGGCCGAACGCGGGCAGGGCCGCGAGAACAACGTCCGCGCGCGGAACGTCTTCGCGGTCGCGGACGGCGACGAGTGGGCCGACCGCTCGTACACGGGCGGCTTCGACTCGATCCTCGTCAGCCCGGCCTGGGCGGTGTCGGCGGGCAGTGTCCTGCGCTACACGACGTACTACCGGCAGGAGTCGCCCCAGCGCGGCGAGGTGCTGGTGTCGTACGACGGCGCGGCGCCCGTCTCCGTGCGGACGTACACCGCCGACGTGTCCTCGCGCGTCGAGACGATCCCGCTCCAGGTCCCGGCGGGTGCCCGGACCGCGCGGGTGCGGTTCCGGTACACGGCGGGCAACAACTGGTACTGGACGGTGGACGACGTGGCGGTGGTGCGGAGCTGA
- a CDS encoding phosphoketolase family protein, translated as MQEFTYETPAPVAPELSDAELDALLAHWRAANYLAVGQIYLMDNPLLREPLRPEQIKPRLLGHWGTVPGLNLVYTHVNRLIRLRRQPALCVWGPGHGGPGVLANSWLEGSYSDVYPDISRDERGMRRLFKQFSFPGGVPSHVSPELPGSIHEGGELGYSLLHAYGAAFDNPDLLVPCVIGDGESETGPLAGSWHSNKFLDPVHDGAVLPILHLNGYKIANPTVLARLPETELHDLLRGYGYRPIEVVGDDPAHVHRQMAGALAQAVGRIDEIQAEARRGRSTDRAHWPMIILRTPKGWTGPKLVDGLPVEGTWRAHQVPLAEVRTDPEHLRQLEEWMRSYRPEELFDEEGRPRARVLECVPEGDLRLGASPHANGGRLARSLPAPPLEDFAVTVDRPGTSTHEPTRVLGQYLARIMELTADRRDFRLMGPDETASNRLNAVYDVTAKTWQEEILPVDEHLTRDGRVMEVLSEHMCQGWLEGYTLTGRHGMFSTYEAFAHIIDSMANQHIKWLGTARKLPWRAPVPSLNYLLSSHVWRQDHNGFSHQDPGFIDHVLNKSPEVVRVYLPPDANTALSTAEHVLQSREYVNVVMAGKQPSFDWLTLDEARGHCARGAGIWEWAGTEEGRLPDVVLACAGDTPTLEILAAAQILRQRLPELAVRVVNVVDLARLLPASEHPHGMPDADFDGLFTKDKPVIFAYHGYPWLIHRLAYRRAVHPHLHVRGYKERGTTTTPFDMVVLNDLDRYRLVMDVIDRVPGLAQRQAALRQEMADTRTRHRAWVREYGEDLPEVAQWHWEG; from the coding sequence ATGCAGGAATTCACGTACGAGACACCGGCCCCCGTGGCGCCCGAGCTTTCGGACGCGGAGCTGGACGCGCTGCTCGCGCACTGGCGGGCCGCCAACTACCTGGCGGTCGGGCAGATCTACCTCATGGACAACCCGCTCCTGCGCGAGCCGCTGCGCCCCGAGCAGATCAAGCCGCGGCTGCTCGGCCACTGGGGCACGGTCCCCGGGCTCAACCTCGTCTACACGCACGTCAACCGGCTGATCAGGCTGCGGCGGCAACCCGCGCTGTGCGTCTGGGGGCCGGGGCACGGCGGACCCGGGGTGCTCGCCAACAGCTGGCTGGAGGGCTCGTACTCGGACGTCTACCCGGACATCAGCCGCGACGAGCGGGGCATGAGGCGGCTGTTCAAGCAGTTCTCGTTCCCCGGCGGGGTGCCGAGCCACGTCTCGCCCGAGCTGCCCGGCTCGATCCACGAGGGCGGGGAGCTGGGGTACTCGCTGCTGCACGCGTACGGGGCGGCCTTCGACAACCCGGACCTGCTCGTGCCGTGCGTCATCGGCGACGGCGAGTCGGAGACCGGGCCGCTCGCGGGCTCGTGGCACTCCAACAAGTTCCTCGACCCGGTGCACGACGGGGCGGTGCTGCCGATCCTGCACCTCAACGGCTACAAGATCGCCAATCCGACGGTGCTCGCGCGGCTGCCCGAGACCGAGCTGCACGACCTCCTGCGCGGGTACGGTTACCGCCCGATCGAGGTCGTGGGCGACGACCCGGCACACGTGCACCGGCAGATGGCGGGGGCACTCGCGCAGGCGGTCGGCAGGATCGACGAGATCCAGGCCGAGGCGCGCAGGGGCCGCTCCACGGACCGGGCGCACTGGCCGATGATCATCCTGCGCACGCCGAAAGGCTGGACGGGCCCGAAGCTGGTCGACGGGCTCCCCGTCGAGGGCACGTGGCGCGCGCACCAGGTGCCGCTCGCCGAGGTGCGCACCGACCCCGAGCACCTGCGCCAGTTGGAGGAGTGGATGCGCTCCTACCGGCCCGAGGAGCTGTTCGACGAGGAGGGCAGGCCGCGCGCGCGGGTCCTGGAGTGCGTCCCGGAGGGGGATCTGCGGCTGGGCGCGAGTCCGCACGCGAACGGGGGGCGGCTCGCCCGCTCGCTGCCCGCTCCCCCGCTGGAGGACTTCGCCGTCACGGTCGACCGGCCGGGGACGAGCACGCACGAGCCGACGCGGGTGCTCGGCCAGTACCTCGCGCGGATCATGGAACTCACCGCCGACCGGCGCGACTTCCGGCTCATGGGCCCGGACGAGACGGCGTCGAACCGGCTCAACGCGGTGTACGACGTGACGGCGAAGACGTGGCAGGAGGAGATCCTGCCGGTCGACGAGCACCTGACGCGTGACGGGCGGGTCATGGAGGTGCTGTCGGAGCACATGTGCCAGGGCTGGCTGGAGGGGTACACCCTGACCGGCAGGCACGGGATGTTCTCGACGTACGAGGCGTTCGCGCACATCATCGACTCGATGGCCAACCAGCACATCAAGTGGCTGGGCACCGCGCGGAAGCTGCCCTGGCGGGCGCCTGTCCCGTCCCTCAACTACCTGCTCTCCTCGCACGTGTGGCGCCAGGACCACAACGGCTTCTCGCACCAGGACCCGGGCTTCATCGACCACGTGCTCAACAAGAGCCCCGAAGTCGTGCGGGTCTACCTGCCCCCGGACGCCAACACCGCCCTCTCCACGGCCGAGCACGTCCTCCAGAGCCGCGAGTACGTCAACGTCGTGATGGCCGGCAAGCAGCCCTCCTTCGACTGGCTGACCCTGGACGAGGCGCGGGGGCACTGCGCGCGCGGCGCGGGGATCTGGGAGTGGGCGGGCACCGAGGAGGGGCGCCTGCCCGACGTCGTGCTCGCGTGTGCCGGTGACACCCCGACGCTGGAGATCCTGGCCGCCGCGCAGATCCTGCGGCAGCGGCTCCCGGAGCTGGCGGTCAGGGTCGTGAACGTCGTGGACCTCGCGCGGCTCCTTCCGGCGAGCGAGCACCCGCACGGGATGCCCGACGCCGACTTCGACGGCCTCTTCACGAAGGACAAGCCGGTCATCTTCGCGTACCACGGCTACCCGTGGCTGATCCACCGGCTCGCCTACCGCCGTGCCGTCCACCCGCACCTGCACGTGCGCGGGTACAAGGAGCGGGGCACCACGACGACGCCGTTCGACATGGTCGTCCTCAACGACCTCGACCGCTACCGGCTCGTCATGGATGTCATCGACCGCGTGCCGGGACTGGCGCAGCGGCAGGCGGCGCTGCGGCAGGAGATGGCGGACACGCGCACGCGGCACCGCGCGTGGGTGCGGGAGTACGGCGAGGACCTTCCCGAGGTGGCGCAGTGGCACTGGGAGGGGTGA
- a CDS encoding DsbA family protein, with protein MTPRTSGDTTDTYPVPAHTSGPDGTVVRYGDDGAGRVLSVYLDPRCPYCKRMENGLGMVIQEAADAGRFRVEYHFATFIDDGAGGSGSLHALAALGAALDEGPGQFVLFLRLLFAEQPPEEDDRFSDDDLLVRLASEVPGLGEDGFADKVRAGTYRPWARSVSMAFVESSVHSTPTVLLDGEPVAVLGPGGYPVTPESFLAQIS; from the coding sequence ATGACCCCACGCACCTCCGGCGACACCACGGACACGTATCCCGTACCCGCGCACACCTCGGGCCCGGACGGCACCGTCGTCCGCTACGGCGACGACGGCGCGGGGCGGGTCCTGAGCGTGTACCTCGATCCGCGCTGCCCGTACTGCAAGCGCATGGAGAACGGGCTCGGCATGGTCATCCAGGAGGCGGCCGACGCGGGACGCTTCCGCGTCGAGTACCACTTCGCGACCTTCATCGACGACGGCGCGGGCGGCAGCGGCTCGCTGCACGCGCTCGCGGCGCTCGGCGCGGCGCTCGACGAGGGCCCCGGGCAGTTCGTGCTCTTCCTGCGGCTGCTCTTCGCCGAGCAGCCGCCCGAGGAGGACGACCGCTTCTCCGACGACGACCTGCTGGTACGGCTCGCGTCCGAGGTGCCGGGGCTCGGCGAGGACGGTTTCGCGGACAAGGTGCGGGCGGGGACGTACCGGCCCTGGGCGCGGTCCGTGTCGATGGCCTTCGTGGAGAGTTCGGTCCACTCCACACCCACCGTGCTGCTCGACGGCGAACCGGTCGCGGTGCTCGGGCCCGGGGGCTACCCCGTCACGCCGGAGTCCTTCCTCGCGCAGATCTCCTGA
- a CDS encoding NmrA family NAD(P)-binding protein, with protein MKIAVLGATGGQGGAVVAALREAGRPVRAVVRDPGESRARALAASGVEVVAADLRDTGSLAAAFDGAAAAFAVTTPFEDGLDAEKEQGVAIVDAAARSALPFLVMASVASADRGTGIPHFETKAHTEKILAASGLPATVVAPTYFYDNVFGELQEVADGEITMALPPDIRLQQVARTDLGRLVAAVLDDPARWRGQRIEVASDDPTPAEMARDIGRAAGGQVDYREIPLEAVASASPDMGAMFTYLAEVGYQVDIPALRAAFPEIPWTSYADWAAAQSWPTPGG; from the coding sequence ATGAAGATCGCCGTACTCGGGGCGACCGGTGGACAGGGCGGGGCCGTGGTCGCGGCGCTGCGCGAGGCGGGACGGCCCGTACGGGCCGTCGTGCGCGACCCCGGCGAGTCCAGGGCCCGCGCGCTCGCCGCCTCCGGCGTCGAGGTGGTCGCCGCGGACCTGCGCGACACCGGCTCGCTCGCCGCGGCCTTCGACGGAGCCGCCGCGGCCTTCGCCGTCACGACCCCCTTCGAGGACGGCCTCGACGCCGAGAAGGAACAGGGCGTCGCGATCGTCGACGCCGCCGCCCGCTCCGCGCTGCCCTTCCTCGTCATGGCCTCCGTCGCGAGCGCCGACCGCGGGACCGGCATCCCGCACTTCGAGACCAAGGCGCACACCGAGAAGATCCTCGCCGCCTCGGGCCTGCCCGCGACGGTCGTCGCGCCCACGTACTTCTACGACAACGTCTTCGGCGAGCTCCAGGAGGTCGCGGACGGCGAGATCACGATGGCGTTGCCGCCCGACATCCGCCTCCAGCAGGTCGCCCGCACCGACCTCGGCCGGCTCGTCGCCGCCGTGCTCGACGACCCCGCGCGCTGGCGCGGGCAGCGCATCGAGGTCGCGAGCGACGATCCGACCCCCGCCGAGATGGCCCGCGACATCGGCCGCGCGGCGGGCGGCCAGGTCGACTACCGGGAGATCCCGCTGGAGGCCGTGGCGAGCGCGAGCCCCGACATGGGCGCCATGTTCACCTACCTGGCGGAGGTCGGCTACCAGGTCGACATCCCCGCCCTGCGCGCCGCGTTCCCCGAGATCCCCTGGACCTCCTACGCGGACTGGGCGGCGGCCCAGTCCTGGCCGACACCGGGCGGCTGA
- a CDS encoding SIS domain-containing protein gives MSAAPVYGYTFAEGREAELPALREVVAAFPDALDAWRPAWRRVLLAGIGASGAALASPLYALREAGVDASRTDCSDQPSVLGGPDMVLALSQSGRSRETTDLVARFRAAGVPTAALTNAATSPLKDAAGTTYSVGDHPDSRVSTVGFVVTYAALGMLTDQLTRGHAHPGWAHVAEAVEETLSGAAGALADFAAGPLARGSLDVVASAPQLTTAEAVALLFREGPLVPATACGTRTYLHGPMDVASAGTSHVVIGAEREAALARQLTQKPTGVLTVMERSVTPPPGVLAVRLPEGFTPTQRALVEVCVLQELVARVAEVRDEPVDKVAFAREDTKIAALAEL, from the coding sequence GTGAGCGCCGCACCCGTCTACGGCTACACCTTCGCCGAGGGCCGTGAGGCCGAACTGCCCGCGCTGCGCGAGGTCGTCGCGGCCTTCCCCGACGCGCTCGACGCGTGGCGCCCGGCCTGGCGACGCGTCCTGCTCGCGGGCATCGGCGCGAGCGGCGCCGCGCTCGCCTCGCCGCTGTACGCGCTGCGCGAGGCCGGTGTCGACGCCTCGCGCACCGACTGCTCCGACCAGCCGAGCGTCCTCGGCGGCCCGGACATGGTCCTCGCGCTCTCGCAGAGCGGCCGGAGCCGTGAGACCACCGACCTCGTCGCGCGCTTCCGTGCCGCCGGAGTCCCCACCGCGGCCCTGACCAACGCCGCCACGAGCCCCCTCAAGGACGCGGCCGGGACCACGTACTCGGTGGGGGACCACCCCGACAGCCGGGTCTCGACGGTCGGCTTCGTCGTGACGTACGCCGCGCTCGGGATGCTCACCGACCAGCTCACGCGCGGGCACGCGCACCCCGGCTGGGCGCACGTCGCCGAGGCGGTCGAGGAGACGCTGAGCGGGGCGGCGGGCGCGCTCGCGGACTTCGCCGCCGGGCCGCTCGCGCGCGGCTCGCTGGACGTCGTCGCCTCGGCGCCGCAGCTCACCACCGCCGAGGCGGTCGCCCTGCTCTTCCGCGAGGGACCGCTCGTCCCGGCGACGGCCTGCGGGACGCGGACGTACCTGCACGGACCGATGGACGTCGCCTCGGCCGGGACGAGCCACGTCGTGATCGGCGCGGAGCGCGAGGCGGCGCTCGCGCGGCAGCTCACGCAGAAGCCGACCGGTGTCCTCACCGTCATGGAACGCTCCGTCACCCCGCCGCCCGGCGTGCTCGCGGTGCGTCTGCCGGAGGGCTTCACGCCGACGCAGCGCGCGCTCGTCGAGGTGTGCGTGCTGCAGGAACTCGTGGCGCGGGTCGCGGAGGTCAGGGACGAGCCGGTCGACAAGGTCGCCTTCGCCCGCGAGGACACGAAGATCGCGGCGCTCGCGGAGCTGTGA
- a CDS encoding GNAT family N-acetyltransferase produces MSEKTAAAEVDDHPEADRYEATIDGEVAGFAQYIRTKDLIAFVHTVVEPAFEGRGVGSALVRTSLDEARAAGVSVLAVCPFYSGWIARHPEYQDLLYAERSKVTD; encoded by the coding sequence ATGAGCGAGAAGACGGCCGCGGCCGAGGTGGACGATCACCCCGAGGCGGACCGCTACGAGGCGACGATCGACGGCGAGGTCGCCGGGTTCGCCCAGTACATCCGGACGAAGGACCTCATCGCCTTCGTGCACACCGTCGTCGAGCCCGCCTTCGAGGGGCGCGGCGTGGGCAGCGCGCTCGTGCGGACCTCTCTCGACGAGGCGCGCGCGGCCGGGGTCTCGGTGCTCGCGGTGTGCCCCTTCTACTCCGGCTGGATCGCGCGGCATCCCGAGTACCAGGACCTGCTGTACGCGGAGCGGAGCAAGGTCACCGACTGA
- a CDS encoding TIGR03364 family FAD-dependent oxidoreductase, whose product MKVIVVGAGVVGSMHAWHAVGRGHEVVHIEREAEARGASLRNFGQIWVSGRAGGPELETALRARELWEGIGERVPRIGFRACGSLTPLRTPLEVGVAEAALARPDAGARGFTLLTAEEARAVNPALRGEFTAALWCERDAAVEPRTAQLALKEALLASGRYTFLGGREVREVTGAARVRDDHGDTHAGDTVILATGAWLGGLVRELAGPGLPVRRVRLQMMQTDPLGEPLTTSVADPDSFRYYPAYAGEALDALATGQPQAPVAAEHAMQLLMVQRRDGGLTIGDTHAYAHPFPFDTVEEPYEHLTAVVESYLGRPLPRVRHRWAGVYAQCTDTSQVVHRQEVSDGVWLVTGPGGRGMTCSPAIAERTADLVGW is encoded by the coding sequence ATGAAGGTCATCGTCGTAGGAGCGGGCGTGGTGGGCAGCATGCACGCCTGGCACGCGGTAGGTCGCGGCCACGAGGTCGTGCACATCGAGCGCGAGGCGGAGGCGCGGGGCGCCTCGCTGCGCAACTTCGGGCAGATCTGGGTGAGCGGTCGGGCCGGTGGCCCGGAGCTGGAAACGGCCCTGCGCGCCCGGGAGTTGTGGGAGGGGATCGGGGAGCGGGTGCCGCGGATCGGCTTCCGGGCCTGCGGTTCGCTCACCCCGCTGCGGACCCCGTTGGAGGTGGGCGTGGCGGAGGCGGCGCTCGCCCGGCCGGACGCGGGCGCGCGCGGCTTCACGCTGCTCACCGCCGAGGAGGCGCGCGCGGTGAATCCGGCGCTGCGCGGGGAGTTCACCGCGGCCCTGTGGTGCGAGCGGGACGCGGCCGTCGAGCCCAGGACGGCGCAACTCGCGCTGAAGGAAGCGCTGCTGGCCTCGGGCCGGTACACGTTCCTCGGCGGGCGCGAGGTGCGGGAGGTCACGGGCGCCGCGCGGGTGCGCGACGACCACGGGGACACGCACGCGGGGGACACGGTGATCCTCGCGACCGGGGCCTGGCTCGGCGGTCTCGTACGGGAACTTGCGGGTCCCGGCCTGCCGGTGCGCCGCGTACGCCTCCAGATGATGCAGACCGATCCCCTGGGGGAGCCGCTGACGACATCCGTCGCCGACCCCGACTCCTTCCGCTACTACCCGGCGTACGCGGGCGAGGCACTGGACGCGCTCGCCACCGGGCAGCCGCAGGCGCCGGTCGCGGCGGAGCACGCGATGCAGCTGCTGATGGTGCAGCGGCGCGACGGCGGCCTCACGATCGGCGACACGCACGCGTACGCGCACCCCTTCCCCTTCGACACGGTCGAGGAGCCGTACGAGCACCTGACGGCCGTCGTCGAGTCCTACCTCGGCCGTCCGCTGCCGCGCGTCCGGCACCGCTGGGCCGGTGTGTACGCGCAGTGCACCGACACGTCCCAAGTCGTGCACCGGCAGGAGGTCTCCGACGGGGTGTGGCTCGTGACCGGCCCCGGGGGCCGGGGCATGACGTGCTCGCCCGCGATCGCCGAACGGACCGCCGACCTCGTCGGCTGGTGA